Proteins encoded in a region of the Streptomyces violaceoruber genome:
- a CDS encoding LysR family transcriptional regulator, whose translation MVERREIEIFLTVGEELHFGRSAERLHVSVAMVSKTVQKLERSVGAALFERTSRRVAFTAIGRRLFEDLKPAHQAVLDAFARAVAAGRGVDGVLRVGFLGTATAEFVVRAAELLRTRHPGCEVRLHESRFTDGTAPLRDDVIDVLLIDNFAAPLSTLAPEHGAGPVLFREAPMLAVSARHPLARREAVDVAELARYEVLRPRAAAEQAVRASTPGQAARWVAPEGAERLFAAGRADAPSFPLGGAPGGRAAGRSTEFGSVQEMWALVGAGHGVFPVPTHASVYDARPDVAFVPVEGAPVYEWRLVWLAAADNNRVRAFSEAACDYVAAHPDPLTATARAPRGSRA comes from the coding sequence GTGGTGGAGCGGCGTGAGATCGAGATCTTCCTGACGGTCGGCGAGGAACTCCACTTCGGGCGCAGTGCCGAGCGGCTGCACGTCTCGGTGGCCATGGTCAGCAAGACGGTCCAGAAGCTGGAGCGGTCGGTCGGCGCGGCCCTCTTCGAGCGGACCAGCCGACGGGTGGCCTTCACCGCGATCGGGCGGCGCCTCTTCGAGGATCTGAAGCCCGCGCACCAGGCGGTCCTGGACGCCTTCGCGCGAGCCGTGGCCGCGGGCCGGGGCGTGGACGGGGTGCTGCGGGTCGGGTTCCTGGGGACGGCCACCGCGGAGTTCGTGGTGCGCGCGGCGGAGCTGCTGCGGACCCGGCATCCGGGATGCGAGGTACGGCTGCACGAGAGCCGCTTCACGGACGGGACGGCGCCACTGCGCGACGACGTGATCGACGTTCTGCTCATCGACAACTTCGCGGCTCCGCTATCGACGCTCGCACCCGAGCACGGCGCGGGCCCGGTGCTGTTCCGGGAGGCGCCGATGCTCGCCGTCTCGGCACGGCATCCCCTGGCCCGGCGGGAGGCGGTGGACGTGGCGGAACTCGCGCGGTACGAGGTGCTGCGGCCGCGGGCGGCTGCGGAACAGGCGGTGCGGGCCTCCACTCCCGGGCAGGCGGCCCGATGGGTCGCTCCGGAGGGCGCGGAGCGGTTGTTCGCCGCAGGGCGGGCGGATGCGCCGTCGTTCCCCCTCGGCGGAGCGCCGGGGGGCCGGGCCGCCGGGAGGAGCACGGAATTCGGCAGTGTCCAGGAGATGTGGGCGCTGGTCGGCGCGGGCCACGGGGTCTTCCCCGTCCCGACCCACGCGAGTGTGTACGACGCCCGCCCCGACGTGGCGTTCGTCCCGGTCGAGGGCGCCCCGGTATACGAGTGGCGCCTGGTCTGGCTCGCCGCGGCGGACAACAACCGCGTCCGCGCCTTCTCCGAAGCGGCCTGCGACTACGTGGCGGCGCACCCCGATCCGCTGACCGCGACCGCGCGGGCGCCGCGGGGCTCCCGAGCATAA
- a CDS encoding SDR family oxidoreductase: MTSPALTLVLGGTGKTGRRVVRRLTGRGHVVRIGSRTGGIPFDWNDSTTWQPALTGVDAVYVTYQPDLAVPGAPEAIGAFAELAVRTGARRLVLLSGRGEPEAEACEKALAASGAQWTVLRASFFAQNFSEGDFLGPVLDGELALPVGDVQEPFVDADDIAEVAATVLAEGGHTGRTYDLTGPRLLTFAQATAAIGAATGREIGYVTVPAEAYAAELAAHGVPDAVTDLLTYLFTSVLDGRNAYLGDGVRQVLGRPARDFTDHVAEAAATGVWTPGAAS; the protein is encoded by the coding sequence ATGACGTCCCCCGCACTCACCCTGGTCCTGGGCGGAACCGGAAAGACCGGACGCCGTGTCGTGCGCCGGCTGACCGGTCGCGGCCACGTGGTCCGGATCGGCTCACGGACCGGCGGAATCCCCTTCGACTGGAACGACTCCACGACCTGGCAGCCCGCCCTGACCGGCGTGGACGCCGTCTACGTCACCTACCAGCCGGACCTCGCCGTGCCCGGCGCCCCCGAGGCGATCGGCGCCTTCGCCGAACTCGCCGTACGGACCGGAGCACGCCGCCTCGTGCTGCTCTCCGGGCGCGGTGAGCCGGAGGCCGAGGCGTGCGAGAAGGCGCTGGCGGCCTCGGGTGCGCAATGGACGGTCCTGCGTGCCTCGTTCTTCGCCCAGAACTTCAGCGAGGGCGACTTCCTCGGCCCGGTCCTCGACGGGGAACTCGCGCTGCCGGTCGGGGACGTCCAGGAGCCGTTCGTCGATGCCGACGACATCGCCGAGGTCGCCGCCACCGTCCTGGCCGAAGGCGGGCACACCGGCCGCACCTACGACCTGACCGGGCCCCGGCTGCTCACCTTCGCGCAGGCCACGGCAGCGATCGGCGCGGCGACCGGCCGCGAGATCGGCTACGTCACCGTCCCCGCGGAGGCCTACGCGGCCGAACTCGCCGCGCACGGCGTCCCGGACGCCGTCACCGACCTGCTGACCTACCTGTTCACGAGCGTCCTCGACGGCCGCAACGCCTATCTCGGAGACGGCGTCCGGCAGGTCCTCGGCCGGCCGGCCCGCGACTTCACCGACCACGTCGCCGAGGCCGCGGCCACCGGCGTCTGGACCCCCGGGGCTGCCTCGTGA
- a CDS encoding anthrone oxygenase family protein has translation MKTTQTGTLLAAVIASGLMAGLFAAFAYSVMPGLRGTSDHTFVATMQGINKAILNPVFMLPFVGTIPLIALAVFLARRGHGRPALPWLVAALVLYLVAFAVTVAANVPLNDQLERAGAPDSIGDLAAVRERFEAAWVAWNIVRALLHTAAFACLAWALVLYGADRVRTDRAAASTSGTSPAYGYGAGHERPFTAGARST, from the coding sequence GTGAAAACCACGCAGACCGGTACCCTGCTCGCCGCCGTCATCGCCTCCGGCCTGATGGCGGGGCTCTTCGCAGCCTTCGCCTACTCCGTGATGCCGGGGCTGCGCGGTACCTCCGACCACACGTTCGTCGCGACGATGCAGGGCATCAACAAGGCGATACTCAACCCCGTGTTCATGCTCCCCTTCGTGGGGACGATCCCGCTGATCGCTCTGGCGGTGTTCCTCGCCCGGCGCGGCCACGGGCGGCCGGCGCTGCCCTGGCTCGTCGCCGCGCTCGTGCTGTACCTGGTCGCGTTCGCGGTGACCGTCGCGGCCAACGTCCCGCTCAACGACCAGTTGGAGCGGGCCGGCGCACCGGACTCCATCGGCGACCTGGCCGCCGTCCGCGAACGGTTCGAGGCGGCCTGGGTCGCCTGGAACATCGTGCGCGCGCTGCTGCACACGGCGGCCTTCGCCTGCCTGGCCTGGGCCCTGGTCCTGTACGGCGCGGACCGGGTCCGCACCGACCGGGCAGCAGCGTCCACCTCCGGCACGTCGCCGGCGTACGGGTACGGCGCCGGTCACGAGCGGCCCTTCACGGCCGGCGCGCGCAGCACGTGA